A single window of Bacteroidota bacterium DNA harbors:
- the tgt gene encoding tRNA guanosine(34) transglycosylase Tgt: MKFTLEKKDSGSHARAGKLETDHGTILTPIFMPVGTVASVKAVEQNHLRDDVKAQIILGNTYHLYLRPGNAVMQAAGGLHKFMHWDGPILTDSGGYQVFSLAAQRKLSEEGATFKSHIDGSKHLFTPENVVDTQRIIGSDIMMVLDECPPWPSDERYARESMELTHRWAQRCKTRWMETEGLYGHTQALFPIVQGGMYREYRTRSAEFTASLDLPGNAIGGLSVGEPTELMYEMTDLCCSILPQDKPRYLMGVGTPENLLENIALGVDMFDCVMPTRNARHGMMFTREGIRNMRNQKYEMDFTPLDPDSDLFSDQYYSKAYVRHLFKAEEMLAMTILSLHNLHFYLWLVGEARKHILEGDFSEWKRLLLPKITAKI, from the coding sequence ATGAAATTTACGCTCGAAAAGAAAGACAGCGGCTCCCATGCCCGCGCGGGGAAGCTCGAAACCGATCACGGAACGATTCTGACGCCGATTTTTATGCCGGTCGGGACCGTGGCTTCGGTCAAGGCGGTCGAACAAAACCATTTGCGGGACGATGTCAAGGCGCAGATCATTCTCGGAAACACGTACCATCTTTACCTGCGTCCGGGAAATGCCGTGATGCAAGCCGCAGGCGGCCTCCACAAGTTCATGCATTGGGATGGCCCTATTCTGACGGATTCCGGTGGTTATCAAGTTTTTTCGTTGGCAGCACAGCGGAAATTGAGCGAGGAAGGCGCCACCTTCAAGTCCCATATCGACGGCTCCAAGCACCTCTTCACCCCCGAAAACGTCGTCGACACCCAACGCATTATCGGTTCGGACATCATGATGGTCCTCGACGAATGTCCGCCGTGGCCGAGCGATGAACGTTATGCCCGCGAATCGATGGAGCTGACCCACCGCTGGGCGCAGCGCTGCAAAACACGCTGGATGGAGACCGAAGGCCTCTACGGGCATACCCAGGCCCTGTTCCCGATCGTGCAAGGCGGCATGTACCGCGAATACCGTACAAGATCCGCCGAATTCACCGCGAGCCTCGACCTGCCCGGCAACGCCATCGGCGGACTGAGCGTCGGTGAGCCCACCGAACTGATGTATGAGATGACCGACCTTTGCTGCAGCATTTTGCCGCAAGACAAACCGCGTTACCTCATGGGCGTAGGTACGCCGGAGAACCTCCTCGAAAACATCGCGCTCGGCGTGGACATGTTTGACTGCGTGATGCCCACGCGCAATGCGCGCCACGGCATGATGTTCACGCGCGAAGGCATCCGCAACATGCGCAATCAGAAGTACGAGATGGATTTCACGCCACTCGATCCCGACAGCGACCTGTTTTCGGATCAGTATTACTCCAAAGCCTATGTGCGGCATTTGTTCAAGGCCGAGGAAATGCTGGCGATGACGATTTTGAGCCTCCACAACCTGCATTTTTACCTCTGGCTGGTCGGCGAGGCACGGAAACACATTCTGGAAGGCGATTTCTCCGAATGGAAACGGCTCCTTCTCCCGAAAATCACCGCGAAGATTTAA